A genomic window from Vigna radiata var. radiata cultivar VC1973A chromosome 2, Vradiata_ver6, whole genome shotgun sequence includes:
- the LOC106777888 gene encoding probably inactive leucine-rich repeat receptor-like protein kinase IMK2: protein MSSRDPSCALSLSLSLLTTKTILQLFLSISTSLPTHTPSFCFTDSKTSLLVMVAEKTNVTSCQFSQHEVGNTDHVSDKKKERWKKTPSKAHTSPCCFFFLFWVWTLVLSTCLKSVLCEDEGWDGVVVTASNFLALQAFKQELVDPEGFLRSWNDSGYGACSGGWVGIKCAKGEVIVIQLPWKGLRGRITDKIGQLQGLRKLSLHDNQIGGSIPSTFGLLPNLRGVQLFNNRLTGSIPSSLGYCPLLQSLDLSNNLLTGAIPYSLANSSKLYSLNLSFNSFSGPLPASLTHSLSLTFLSLQHNNLSGPLPNSWGRSSKNDEFFRLRNLLLDHNFFTGNVPSSLGALRELNEISLSNNRFSGAIPNEIGSLSRLKTLDISNNSLNGSLPATLSNLSSLTLLNVENNLLENQIPGTLGTLHNLSVLILSRNQFSGHIPSSIANISTLKQLDLSLNNLSGEIPVSFNSQRSLDLFNVSYNSLSGSVPPQLARKFNSSSFVGNIQLCGYSPSTPCPSQAPSEGVIAPPHEMSKHHQHRKLSTKDIILIVAGVLLMVLIILCCILLFCLIRKRSTSKAENGRGVGRTGATRAEKGIPPVAAGDVEAGGEAGGKLVHFDGPIAFTADDLLCATAEIMGKSTYGTVYKAILEDGSQVAVKRLREKIAKGQREFESEVSVLGKIRHPNVLALRAYYLGPKGEKLLVFDYMPKGSVASFLHGSGTETSIDWQTRMKIAQDMARGLLYLHSQENIIHGNLTSSNVLLDENTNAKIADFGLSRLMTTAANSNVIATAGALGYRAPELSKLKKANSKTDIYSLGVILLELLTRKSPGVSMNGVDLPQWVASIVKEEWTNEVFDADLMRDSSTVGDELLNTLKLALHCVDPSPSARPEVHQVLQQLEEIRPERSVTPSSGDDSII from the exons ATGTCTTCACGTGATCCTTCTtgtgctctctctctctctctctctctcctcacTACAAAAACCATCCTTCAACTGTTCTTGTCTATCTCCACATCACTTCCAACACACACTCCCTCTTTCTGTTTCACTGATTCAAAAACATCTCTTTTAGTTATGGTAGCGGAGAAAACCAACGTTACCTCTTGTCAGTTTTCTCAACATGAAGTAGGAAATACAGACCATGTTTCTgacaagaagaaagaaagatggAAGAAGACTCCATCCAAGGCGCACACCAGCCcgtgttgttttttctttctcttctggGTCTGGACTCTTGTTCTCTCCACCTGTTTGAAATCGGTTTTGTGCGAAGATGAGGGTTGGGATGGCGTGGTTGTGACGGCATCAAACTTCTTAGCACTCCAAGCGTTCAAGCAAGAGTTGGTTGATCCCGAAGGCTTCTTGCGGAGCTGGAATGATAGTGGCTATGGAGCTTGTTCCGGAGGTTGGGTTGGTATCAAGTGTGCTAAGGGAGAGGTTATTGTAATCCAGCTTCCGTGGAAGGGACTGAGAGGGCGTATCACTGATAAAATTGGGCAGCTTCAAGGTCTTAGAAAGCTCAGTCTTCATGATAATCAAATTGGTGGTTCAATCCCTTCCACTTTTGGACTTCTTCCTAACCTTAGAGGGGTTCAGTTATTCAACAATAGGCTTACAGGTTCCATCCCTTCTTCTTTAGGTTACTGCCCTTTGCTTCAGTCTCTTGACCTCAGCAACAACTTGCTCACAGGAGCAATCCCTTATAGTCTTGCCAATTCCTCCAAACTTTATTCGCTTAACTTGAGTTTTAACTCTTTCTCTGGTCCTTTACCAGCTAGCTTAACTCACTCACTTTCCCTCACATTCCTTTCTCTTCAACATAATAATCTATCTGGTCCCCTTCCTAACTCTTGGGGTCGGAGTTCTAAGAATGACGAGTTCTTTAGGCTTCGAAATTTGCTCCTAGATCATAACTTTTTCACTGGAAACGTTCCTTCTTCTTTGGGTGCCTTAAGAGAACTCAATGAAATCTCCCTTAGTAATAATAGGTTTAGTGGAGCTATACCGAATGAAATAGGATCTCTTTCTAGACTCAAGACACTAGACATTTCTAATAATTCCTTGAATGGGAGTTTGCCTGCTACTCTCTCTAATTTATCCTCGCTTACACTGCTGAATGTTGAGAACAACCTCCTAGAAAATCAAATCCCTGGAACTTTAGGGACTTTGCACAATCTTTCTGTTCTAATTTTGAGTAGAAACCAATTTAGTGGGCATATTCCTTCTAGTATTGCAAACATTTCCACTCTTAAGCAGCTTGATTTGTCACTGAATAATCTCAGTGGAGAAATTCCAGTCTCCTTTAACAGTCAACGTAGTCTTGATCTCTTCAATGTTTCTTATAATAGCCTCTCAGGTTCTGTTCCCCCTCAACTTGCCAGGAAATTCAACTCAAGCTCATTTGTGGGAAATATTCAACTATGTGGATACAGCCCCTCAACACCGTGTCCTTCACAAGCTCCATCAGAAGGAGTCATTGCACCACCTCATGAAATGTCAAAACACCACCAGCATAGGAAGCTGAGTACCAAAGACATTATTCTCATAGTAGCAGGAGTTCTTCTCATGGTCCTGATCATACTTTGTTGCATCCTTCTGTTCTGTCTGATCAgaaagagatcaacatcaaagGCCGAGAATGGCAGAGGTGTAGGGAGAACTGGAGCTACGAGGGCAGAAAAAGGAATCCCTCCTGTTGCTGCTGGTGATGTTGAAGCAGGTGGGGAGGCTGGAGGGAAACTAGTGCATTTTGATGGACCAATAGCTTTTACAGCTGATGATCTCTTGTGTGCAACAGCTGAGATAATGGGAAAGAGCACCTATGGAACTGTGTATAAGGCTATATTGGAGGATGGAAGTCAAGTTGCAGTAAAGAGATTGAGGGAAAAGATCGCTAAAGGTCAGAGAGAATTTGAATCAGAAGTCAGTGTTCTGGGAAAAATTAGACACCCTAATGTTTTGGCTCTGAGGGCCTATTACTTGGGACCCAAAGGGGAGAAGCTTCTGGTTTTTGATTACATGCCCAAAGGAAGTGTTGCTTCTTTCCTACACG GTAGTGGAACTGAAACATCCATTGATTGGCAAACAAGGATGAAAATAGCACAGGACATGGCTCGTGGCTTGTTGTACCTCCATTCCCAGGAGAATATTATACATGGAAACCTCACATCCAGTAATGTATTGCTTGATGAGAATACAAATGCTAAAATTGCAGATTTTGGTCTTTCTAGGCTGATGACAACTGCTGCTAATTCCAACGTGATAGCTACTGCTGGAGCATTGGGATACCGGGCACCCGAGCTCTCCAAGCTCAAGAAAGCCAACTCCAAAACTGATATCTATAGCCTTGGTGTTATCTTGTTAGAACTCCTAACCAGGAAGTCACCTGGGGTGTCTATGAACGGAGTAGATTTACCTCAGTGGGTTGCCTCCATTGTCAAAGAGGAATGGACAAATGAGGTTTTTGATGCGGACTTAATGAGAGACTCTTCAACAGTTGGCGATGAGTTGCTAAACACATTGAAGCTCGCTTTGCACTGTGTTGATCCTTCTCCATCAGCACGACCAGAAGTTCATCAAGTGCTACAGCAGCTGGAAGAGATTAGACCAGAGAGATCAGTCACACCCAGTTCTGGGGATGATTCTATAATATAG
- the LOC106777230 gene encoding laccase-12 — translation MEPAKTIFLAIIFLLLTSALSLANAKIHAHEFVVEATPVKRLCKTHNAITVNGQFPGPTLEINNGDTLVVKVTNKARYNVTIHWHGVRQMRTGWADGPEFVTQCPIRPGGSYTYRFTVQGQEGTLWWHAHSSWLRATVYGALIIRPREGELYPFPKPNHDTPILLGERWDANPIDVVRQATRTGGAPNVSDAYTINGQPGDLYKCSNKDTTVVPIHAGETNLLRVINAALNQPLFFTVANHKLTVVGADASYLKPFTTKVLMLGPGQTTDVLLTADQAPSRYYIAARAYQSAQNAPFDNTTTTAILEYRSPHHGNHSQYHHSKGVKNKRRPIMPPLPAYNDTNTVTAFSRSFRSPRKVEVPTEIDQSLFFAVGLGLNKCPKNFKPNRCQGPNGTRFTASMNNVSFVLPNNVSILQAQYLGIPGVFTTDFPGKPPVKFDYTGNVSRSLWQPIPGTKAHKLKFGSRVEIVLQDTSIVTPENHPIHLHGYDFYIVAEGFGNFDPKKDRAKFNLVDPPLRNTVAVPVNGWAVIRFVADNPGAWLMHCHLDVHIGWGLATVLLVENGVGKLQSIEPPPVDLPLC, via the exons ATGGAACCTGCCAAGACCATCTTCTTAGCCATCATTTTCCTTCTCTTAACTTCAGCATTGTCTTTAGCAAATGCAAAAATTCATGCGCATGAGTTTGTT GTTGAAGCAACTCCAGTGAAGAGGCTGTGCAAAACACACAATGCCATCACTGTGAACGGCCAATTCCCCGGCCCAACGTTGGAAATCAACAATGGAGATACTTTAGTCGTCAAAGTCACCAACAAAGCTCGTTACAATGTGACCATTCATTG GCACGGTGTTAGGCAAATGAGAACAGGATGGGCAGATGGACCTGAATTTGTGACTCAGTGCCCCATTCGTCCTGGAGGAAGTTACACCTACCGTTTTACCGTTCAAGGACAAGAAGGCACACTTTGGTGGCATGCTCATAGCTCCTGGCTTAGAGCCACCGTTTATGGTGCTTTAATCATTCGTCCCAGGGAAGGAGAACTCTACCCTTTCCCTAAGCCAAACCACGACACACCCATTCTTCTTG GGGAACGGTGGGACGCAAACCCTATTGATGTGGTGAGGCAGGCCACACGAACTGGAGGAGCTCCTAACGTGTCTGATGCATATACCATTAATGGTCAACCTGGTGATCTTTACAAGTGCTCCAACAAAG ATACTACCGTTGTTCCGATTCATGCTGGAGAAACAAACCTTCTACGTGTCATCAATGCTGCACTCAATCAACCTCTATTTTTTACCGTCGCAAACCATAAACTTACGGTGGTTGGCGCCGACGCCTCCTACCTCAAACCCTTCACCACCAAAGTCCTCATGTTGGGACCCGGCCAAACCACTGATGTCCTCCTTACCGCAGACCAGGCACCATCTCGCTACTACATTGCGGCGCGTGCTTATCAATCTGCTCAAAACGCTCCGTTTgacaacaccaccaccaccgcaaTATTGGAATACAGATCACCTCACCATGGTAACCATTCTCAGTATCATCATTCTAAAGGTGTGAAGAACAAAAGGAGACCTATAATGCCTCCACTCCCTGCTTACAACGACACAAACACCGTCACTGCTTTCAGCAGAAGCTTCAGAAGCCCCAGAAAAGTTGAGGTCCCCACGGAAATCGATCAAAGCCTTTTCTTCGCTGTGGGGTTAGGACTCAACAAATGCCCCAAAAACTTCAAACCAAATAGGTGTCAG GGACCCAATGGGACGAGGTTCACTGCGAGCATGAACAACGTGTCTTTCGTGCTCCCCAACAACGTTTCCATCTTGCAGGCTCAATACCTCGGAATCCCGGGAGTGTTCACGACCGATTTTCCGGGGAAGCCGCCGGTGAAGTTCGATTACACCGGCAACGTGAGCCGTTCATTGTGGCAACCTATTCCCGGGACTAAGGCTCACAAGTTGAAGTTCGGGTCGAGGGTTGagattgttttgcaggatactAGCATTGTTACTCCTGAGAACCACCCTATCCATCTCCATGGCTATGATTTCTACATTGTTGCAGAGGGGTTCGGGAACTTCGACCCCAAGAAAGACAGGGCGAAATTCAACCTTGTTGATCCTCCTTTGAGGAACACAGTGGCTGTCCCTGTAAATGGATGGGCAGTTATTCGATTTGTTGCTGATAATCCAG GTGCATGGCTTATGCATTGTCACTTGGACGTACACATCGGGTGGGGTTTGGCGACGGTGTTGTTGGTGGAGAACGGTGTTGGGAAATTGCAATCCATAGAGCCTCCTCCAGTGGATCTACCTCTTTGTTAG